One Candidatus Lernaella stagnicola DNA window includes the following coding sequences:
- a CDS encoding GH92 family glycosyl hydrolase — MRTGQLTIVFMLMLTVIVLFGACAEGDDDDDTNTPAPADDDDDDNNDDDDNDDDNDDNDNDDDTTPFEPAAYVDPFIGTAGDHGQLHPAATTPFGLVKLGPDTQPGGHAGYDYGARLVRGFSHTRIGGVGCNGAGGSVRLLPFLEGQGRFATLNKTSETASPGYYSVILQDVQSIGVELTATAHVGRHRYTFAEGGVVRVRLTLNEPFADNRGSDWTLGEAEVTGRVSATNVCNRGRYEFFFAAAFDHPVTAWEEVPASQESTDVILTFDLGKEKVLQAKVGLATVDAAQATANRDAETPGWDFDATHAQARTAWNEHLGRVVVTGAEEHRRLFYTLLYRASLLPVDITGVDGAYRGTDGEVHAAAGHVRYHGWSLWDTYRNKYALQTLLDPERVGDWSRSLVELYQQGKADWATDHEPCPTVRTEHAPALLLDAAAKGIDDFGLADAFDEILAEAAALAPDSPDTVLEASYDYWAVAELAELLGDQTHRDLYRARALEYESTWLEHFAVMGEDADVMHARGLYEGTLWQYRWAVVHDIEGIAAMVGGRDELRSQLEYYFAEELHNHGNEPDIHAPFLFNHLGAPWRSQQIVRELLLQPVNQWYGTHDKWPIPYHGHIYRDQPKGFIPEMDDDAGTMSAWFVLASLGLYPVTIGRPIYMLTGPIFSEAICRVDGDVRFVIRAENLSDEAMYIQEVYLNGAALERAWITHDELVAGGELLFVMGEEPNPAWGADVSQLPPNGIDWVM, encoded by the coding sequence TTGCGTACAGGACAGCTGACCATTGTTTTCATGTTAATGCTAACCGTTATCGTTTTGTTCGGTGCTTGCGCCGAAGGTGACGACGACGATGACACCAATACGCCCGCGCCCGCCGATGACGACGACGATGACAACAACGACGACGACGATAACGACGACGACAATGACGACAATGACAATGACGACGACACCACGCCCTTCGAACCCGCCGCGTACGTCGACCCCTTCATCGGCACAGCCGGCGATCACGGACAATTGCACCCGGCGGCCACCACGCCATTCGGTTTGGTCAAATTGGGGCCCGACACGCAGCCCGGCGGCCATGCGGGCTACGATTACGGCGCGCGCTTGGTACGCGGCTTTTCGCACACCCGTATCGGAGGAGTCGGCTGCAACGGCGCAGGCGGCAGCGTGCGGCTACTGCCTTTCCTCGAGGGACAAGGGCGTTTCGCCACGCTGAACAAGACCTCCGAAACAGCCTCACCGGGCTACTACTCCGTCATTCTGCAAGACGTGCAATCCATCGGGGTCGAGCTGACCGCGACCGCGCATGTCGGCCGCCATCGTTACACCTTCGCCGAGGGTGGTGTCGTCCGTGTGCGCCTGACGCTCAACGAACCGTTCGCCGATAACCGCGGGTCCGACTGGACGCTCGGCGAGGCTGAAGTGACCGGCCGGGTGTCGGCCACCAACGTGTGCAATCGCGGCCGGTACGAATTTTTCTTCGCCGCCGCGTTCGACCACCCCGTCACCGCGTGGGAGGAAGTGCCCGCCTCCCAGGAATCCACCGACGTCATCCTGACCTTCGATTTGGGCAAGGAAAAGGTGCTGCAAGCCAAGGTCGGGCTGGCCACCGTCGACGCGGCGCAGGCAACGGCCAATCGTGACGCGGAAACGCCGGGATGGGACTTCGACGCCACGCACGCGCAAGCCCGAACGGCGTGGAACGAACACCTGGGAAGGGTCGTGGTCACCGGCGCGGAGGAACACCGACGCTTGTTCTACACGCTGCTTTATCGCGCGTCGCTGCTGCCCGTGGACATTACGGGCGTCGACGGCGCCTACCGCGGCACCGACGGCGAGGTACACGCGGCCGCGGGTCATGTGCGCTATCACGGCTGGTCGTTGTGGGATACCTATCGCAACAAGTACGCGCTGCAAACGCTTCTGGATCCAGAGCGCGTCGGCGATTGGTCGCGCTCGCTCGTCGAGCTGTATCAGCAGGGCAAAGCCGACTGGGCGACCGATCACGAGCCCTGCCCCACCGTGCGCACCGAGCACGCTCCGGCGCTGCTGCTTGACGCGGCGGCCAAGGGGATCGACGACTTCGGTCTGGCCGACGCGTTTGACGAAATCCTCGCCGAGGCCGCGGCGCTGGCGCCCGATTCACCCGATACGGTGCTGGAGGCGTCGTACGATTACTGGGCCGTCGCGGAACTGGCCGAGCTGTTGGGCGATCAAACTCACCGCGACCTGTACCGGGCGCGCGCCTTGGAGTACGAGTCGACGTGGCTTGAGCATTTCGCGGTGATGGGTGAGGACGCCGACGTCATGCACGCCCGAGGTTTGTACGAAGGCACGCTGTGGCAGTACCGCTGGGCCGTCGTGCACGATATCGAGGGCATTGCCGCGATGGTGGGCGGCCGGGACGAGTTGCGTTCACAACTCGAGTACTATTTTGCTGAGGAACTGCACAACCACGGCAACGAACCGGATATCCACGCGCCCTTTCTATTCAACCATTTGGGTGCGCCGTGGCGCTCGCAACAGATCGTGCGCGAACTGCTGCTGCAGCCGGTCAATCAGTGGTACGGCACGCACGACAAGTGGCCGATTCCCTACCACGGCCACATCTACCGCGATCAACCCAAGGGCTTTATTCCGGAGATGGACGACGATGCGGGCACGATGTCCGCTTGGTTCGTGCTGGCCTCGCTGGGGCTTTATCCGGTGACGATCGGCCGACCGATCTACATGCTGACCGGGCCGATTTTCAGCGAGGCGATCTGCCGCGTCGACGGCGATGTGCGTTTTGTCATCCGCGCCGAGAATCTCTCGGATGAGGCGATGTACATCCAGGAAGTTTATCTCAACGGTGCGGCGCTCGAACGGGCGTGGATCACCCACGACGAATTGGTCGCGGGGGGCGAATTGCTCTTTGTCATGGGCGAAGAGCCGAACCCGGCCTGGGGCGCTGATGTGTCGCAACTACCCCCGAACGGCATCGATTGGGTTATGTGA
- the purN gene encoding phosphoribosylglycinamide formyltransferase: MSAKLKLAVFLSGGGSNFEAIAENCAAGKIACEVVVVFSNRADAYGLERARKFGIDTVCLDDREFPSRAAHEAASREALAPFKFDLIVLAGYMRLMTAAFIADYRLKKFDLPGVINIHPADTAVYQGVHGYEFAMGLTKKGPRLTETKISVHFIDAGMDTGPLIAQRPVPVLPEDDLDAVKERGLAVEWELYSAVLDAIARGKVRVQDGRYTIVDDSEA, translated from the coding sequence ATGAGCGCCAAGCTGAAACTGGCCGTTTTCCTATCCGGCGGCGGCTCGAATTTCGAAGCCATCGCCGAGAATTGCGCCGCGGGCAAGATCGCCTGCGAAGTGGTCGTCGTGTTTTCCAACCGCGCTGATGCCTACGGCTTGGAGCGCGCGCGCAAATTCGGCATCGACACCGTCTGCCTGGACGATCGCGAATTTCCGTCCCGCGCCGCCCACGAAGCCGCGTCGCGCGAGGCCCTGGCGCCTTTTAAGTTCGACCTGATCGTGTTGGCCGGTTACATGCGCTTGATGACGGCGGCGTTCATCGCCGACTACCGCCTGAAAAAGTTCGACCTGCCGGGCGTCATCAACATTCACCCGGCCGACACCGCCGTTTACCAAGGCGTCCACGGCTACGAGTTCGCCATGGGGCTAACGAAAAAAGGGCCGCGGCTGACCGAAACAAAAATTTCCGTGCACTTCATCGACGCCGGGATGGATACCGGGCCGCTCATCGCCCAACGCCCCGTGCCGGTGTTGCCCGAGGACGACTTGGACGCGGTCAAGGAACGCGGTTTGGCGGTCGAGTGGGAACTATACAGCGCCGTGCTCGATGCGATCGCGCGCGGCAAAGTGCGAGTGCAGGACGGCCGCTACACCATTGTCGATGACAGCGAGGCTTGA
- a CDS encoding HEAT repeat domain-containing protein, whose protein sequence is MSLFGQPDIAALKAARDANGLIKALRHDEVREGAVAALVDLGPTSVKPLLDAVSPDENAAVQSAVAAALRDLAAASHSSFKSALRDHDVHERKSAVMGLAALGPEHAVPLLSLALSDTKTGVRIAAEALLAAWASPKSVRGLRFALLRLVRGTDEFDQQHELPVLVTALTAVGDEAAIRALADGMVKSTSVTCMGQTKGALVTFGSAAVTAVGEALDDAGENKQAVFYALDFFRVVKDPGGVAFVARLLDHSDSLVRETAIETLGTIGGGPVIPPLLRALDDGSKSVRRTAAHTLGKHGDASAVPALEKIAAEDSWTVRRAAAKALKQIAKRC, encoded by the coding sequence ATGTCGCTGTTTGGTCAGCCGGACATTGCCGCGTTGAAGGCGGCGCGCGACGCAAACGGTCTTATCAAGGCGCTTCGCCACGACGAGGTTCGTGAGGGAGCGGTCGCCGCGCTGGTCGACTTGGGGCCGACGTCGGTGAAGCCGTTGTTGGACGCCGTATCGCCGGATGAAAACGCCGCCGTGCAAAGCGCCGTGGCCGCCGCACTTCGCGATCTGGCCGCCGCTTCGCACTCGTCCTTCAAATCCGCGTTACGCGACCACGATGTGCACGAGCGTAAGAGCGCGGTGATGGGTTTGGCCGCGTTGGGGCCGGAACATGCGGTTCCCCTGTTATCTCTGGCATTGTCCGACACAAAGACGGGCGTTCGCATTGCGGCCGAGGCGTTGCTGGCGGCGTGGGCGAGTCCGAAATCCGTACGCGGGTTGCGTTTTGCGCTTTTGCGGTTGGTGCGCGGAACGGACGAATTCGATCAACAGCATGAGCTTCCCGTTCTCGTTACGGCACTTACGGCCGTGGGCGATGAAGCCGCCATTCGCGCCTTGGCCGACGGCATGGTGAAATCAACCTCGGTGACGTGCATGGGCCAGACGAAGGGCGCATTGGTAACGTTCGGGTCGGCAGCGGTAACGGCGGTCGGGGAAGCATTGGACGACGCCGGCGAGAATAAGCAGGCCGTTTTCTACGCGTTGGATTTCTTCCGCGTCGTCAAGGACCCCGGCGGTGTCGCGTTCGTGGCGCGCCTGTTGGATCATTCCGATAGCTTAGTGCGCGAAACGGCAATCGAAACCTTGGGGACAATCGGCGGCGGCCCGGTCATTCCACCGCTGCTGCGAGCGTTGGATGACGGCAGCAAATCCGTGAGGCGGACGGCCGCGCACACGCTCGGCAAGCACGGGGACGCCTCGGCCGTTCCGGCACTCGAAAAAATCGCGGCGGAGGATTCCTGGACGGTGCGCCGCGCCGCCGCCAAGGCGCTCAAACAAATCGCAAAGCGCTGCTGA
- a CDS encoding aminotransferase class III-fold pyridoxal phosphate-dependent enzyme — MATKKTTQKTKKAAVKKPAAKKKAAPKKPAVKKAAAKKKAAPPSPSFQKSEELFLRVAKVAPGAIYGHQSPALTVPGSFPYFATHGKGAYYWDVDGNRYIDYLCAYGPMVTGYANPVVEKAAQAELNGGNCFNHPSELLVLMAEKLVDLIPFADWAVFAKNGSDVTTWATRVAREHTGRRKIVMVRSEYHGAHAWCDPGHGGQIPEDRAHNLYFTWNRLDELQSLFAKHGDDIAGVIMTPFHHPAFADLELPAPGFWQGVRKMCDDHGTVLILDDVRCGFRLDLRGSNYYFGFEPDISCYCKAIANGYPLSAAVGRNELKNAASRVFLTGSYWNSVASMAAALVNIDYLAKIDGIAKMAHIGQMLMDGLVERGKAFGYEMKPTGPPAIPFIRFAKENNFMRFQVFCSEMVKRGHFFHPHHNWFMSTAHTDKDVNKTLAASEEAFAIVKKQFAD, encoded by the coding sequence ATGGCTACCAAAAAAACCACTCAGAAGACTAAGAAAGCCGCCGTGAAAAAACCGGCTGCAAAAAAGAAGGCCGCGCCGAAAAAACCCGCGGTGAAGAAAGCCGCCGCCAAAAAGAAAGCCGCGCCGCCGTCACCCAGCTTCCAGAAGAGCGAGGAGCTCTTTCTGCGCGTGGCGAAAGTCGCGCCCGGCGCGATCTACGGCCACCAGAGCCCGGCGCTGACCGTGCCCGGTTCCTTCCCCTATTTCGCCACCCACGGCAAGGGCGCCTACTACTGGGATGTCGACGGCAACCGCTACATCGACTACCTGTGTGCGTACGGGCCGATGGTCACCGGCTACGCCAATCCCGTGGTGGAAAAGGCGGCGCAGGCGGAGCTGAACGGCGGCAATTGCTTCAATCATCCCAGCGAGCTCTTGGTCCTGATGGCCGAAAAGCTCGTCGACTTGATCCCCTTCGCCGATTGGGCTGTCTTCGCCAAAAACGGTTCGGACGTTACCACTTGGGCCACCCGCGTGGCGCGCGAACACACCGGTCGGCGCAAGATCGTCATGGTTCGCTCCGAATACCACGGCGCCCACGCCTGGTGCGATCCGGGGCACGGCGGCCAAATCCCGGAAGACCGCGCCCACAATTTGTATTTCACGTGGAACCGGCTGGACGAACTGCAAAGCCTGTTTGCCAAGCACGGCGACGATATCGCCGGCGTGATCATGACGCCCTTCCACCACCCGGCATTTGCCGATCTGGAACTGCCCGCGCCCGGCTTCTGGCAAGGCGTGCGTAAGATGTGCGACGACCACGGCACGGTGCTGATTCTCGACGACGTGCGCTGCGGTTTCCGCCTCGACCTGCGCGGCAGCAACTATTACTTCGGCTTTGAGCCCGACATCTCTTGTTACTGCAAGGCCATCGCCAACGGTTACCCGCTATCGGCGGCGGTGGGTCGCAACGAGTTGAAAAACGCGGCGTCCCGTGTATTTCTCACCGGTTCGTACTGGAACAGTGTGGCGTCGATGGCCGCGGCTTTGGTCAACATCGACTACTTGGCCAAGATCGATGGCATCGCCAAGATGGCGCATATCGGCCAAATGCTGATGGATGGCTTGGTGGAACGCGGCAAAGCCTTTGGTTACGAGATGAAGCCCACGGGTCCGCCCGCGATCCCCTTCATTCGTTTCGCCAAAGAGAACAATTTTATGCGCTTCCAGGTGTTCTGCTCCGAGATGGTCAAACGCGGGCATTTCTTCCACCCGCACCACAACTGGTTCATGTCCACCGCGCATACGGATAAGGACGTAAACAAAACCCTGGCGGCGTCCGAGGAAGCCTTCGCGATCGTTAAGAAGCAGTTCGCCGACTAA
- a CDS encoding radical SAM protein gives MSIWQRIANWFVPPGDPQPGITHFRGEGETEGVRLHLRIEPDGSGVLIVNAAKILHLNATAAEMAQLVLQRVSDKDAVARLNARYKAPKSQLRRDYVDLKNKIHMLASRDDICPVTYLDLDRVEPFTTRGSVPHRMDLAITYECNNQCGHCYVARDRTMPSLPRERWLAVIEKTWALGIPQLIFTGGEATLHPDLAAFIQKAEELGQVTGLISNGRMLADRAYLDTLLDAGLDHVQITLESHDPAIHDAMVGVSGAHAETVAGIKNIVASGAYLLTNTTLSRQNRETVLQTFDFLHALGVRNVAMNGFIHAGQGENNPDALEEAELPEVLEAVRDHVTELEMAFLWYTPTQYCTCNPIDLGLGIKQCTAGRYNMCIEPNAQVIPCQSYYEALGHFLDDDWKAIWNDPRLVELREHTWVDEKCAECHDLEVCGGGCPLYRRLHD, from the coding sequence ATGTCGATTTGGCAGCGAATAGCGAACTGGTTTGTGCCGCCGGGCGACCCGCAGCCGGGTATCACCCACTTTCGCGGCGAAGGCGAAACCGAAGGTGTTCGGCTGCACCTGCGGATCGAACCCGACGGCTCCGGCGTGTTGATTGTCAACGCGGCGAAAATTCTCCACCTGAACGCCACCGCCGCCGAAATGGCGCAACTCGTCCTGCAGCGCGTCTCGGATAAAGACGCCGTCGCGCGACTCAATGCCCGCTACAAAGCGCCGAAAAGCCAACTGCGGCGCGACTACGTGGACCTCAAAAACAAAATCCACATGCTCGCCTCCCGCGACGACATCTGCCCCGTCACCTACCTCGACCTGGACCGCGTCGAGCCCTTCACCACGCGCGGCAGCGTACCGCATCGCATGGATTTGGCGATCACCTACGAATGCAACAACCAATGCGGCCACTGCTATGTCGCGCGGGACCGCACAATGCCCAGCCTGCCGCGGGAACGATGGCTGGCCGTCATCGAAAAAACCTGGGCACTGGGTATCCCGCAGCTTATTTTCACCGGCGGCGAGGCGACCCTGCACCCGGACCTGGCGGCGTTCATCCAGAAGGCCGAGGAACTGGGACAAGTCACCGGCCTGATCAGCAACGGCCGCATGTTGGCCGACCGCGCCTACCTCGACACCCTGCTCGATGCCGGGCTCGACCACGTGCAAATCACCTTGGAGAGCCACGACCCGGCGATACACGACGCCATGGTCGGCGTTTCCGGCGCTCACGCCGAAACCGTGGCGGGCATCAAGAACATTGTCGCCTCGGGGGCGTATCTGCTGACCAACACGACGCTTTCACGCCAAAACCGCGAAACGGTTTTGCAGACGTTCGACTTCCTCCACGCCTTGGGCGTGCGCAACGTGGCGATGAACGGCTTCATTCACGCGGGGCAGGGCGAGAACAATCCCGACGCCCTGGAAGAGGCGGAACTGCCCGAAGTGCTCGAGGCCGTGCGCGACCATGTCACCGAACTCGAGATGGCGTTTTTGTGGTACACGCCCACGCAATACTGCACCTGCAACCCCATCGACCTGGGCCTGGGCATCAAGCAGTGCACCGCGGGCCGTTACAACATGTGCATCGAACCCAACGCTCAGGTGATTCCCTGCCAGAGCTACTACGAGGCGCTCGGACATTTCCTGGACGACGACTGGAAGGCGATCTGGAACGACCCGCGGCTCGTCGAGCTGCGCGAGCACACCTGGGTCGACGAAAAATGCGCCGAATGTCACGACCTGGAAGTCTGCGGCGGCGGCTGCCCGCTCTACCGTCGCTTGCACGATTGA
- a CDS encoding methyltransferase domain-containing protein, whose translation MTASALEGKLAHYDSQAGWTRSLRAYLYRLAEIGTRERALDVGCGGGWLTAELHAKVKHGATGCDIDEDILTVARRAHSGPEFVVSRPARLPFADDTFDLCCCHFTLLWATEPVALLAEMKRVSRPGAIVLVMAEPDWGGYLEWPDLGLGPRIAAALATQGADPLAGRQLRAWLVEAGLTIRELGITAGPWPADENAIDAAWRHHRWTLADLVEERTLRVLERQARRAWAEGVRTVHLPLAWAAVEV comes from the coding sequence ATGACCGCTTCCGCCCTCGAAGGCAAACTCGCCCACTACGATAGCCAGGCCGGCTGGACGCGTTCGCTGCGCGCCTATCTCTATCGCCTCGCCGAGATCGGCACCCGCGAACGCGCGCTGGATGTCGGATGCGGGGGCGGTTGGCTGACGGCCGAACTACACGCCAAGGTCAAACACGGCGCCACCGGCTGCGACATCGACGAGGATATTCTAACTGTGGCCCGGCGTGCCCACTCGGGGCCTGAATTCGTCGTCAGCCGGCCCGCGCGGCTACCTTTCGCCGACGACACCTTCGACCTGTGCTGCTGCCATTTCACCTTGTTGTGGGCGACCGAGCCGGTCGCCTTACTGGCCGAAATGAAACGCGTCAGCCGACCCGGCGCGATCGTGCTGGTCATGGCCGAACCCGACTGGGGCGGCTACCTCGAATGGCCGGACCTGGGCCTGGGCCCGCGGATCGCCGCCGCACTGGCCACCCAGGGCGCCGACCCCCTGGCCGGGCGGCAGTTACGGGCTTGGCTCGTCGAGGCCGGGTTGACGATCCGCGAGTTGGGCATCACCGCCGGGCCGTGGCCCGCCGACGAGAACGCAATCGACGCCGCGTGGCGGCATCACCGCTGGACCTTGGCCGATCTGGTCGAGGAACGCACGTTGCGGGTGCTGGAAAGGCAGGCGCGGCGCGCCTGGGCCGAAGGTGTCCGTACCGTGCATTTGCCCCTGGCCTGGGCGGCGGTGGAAGTCTAA
- the ispH gene encoding 4-hydroxy-3-methylbut-2-enyl diphosphate reductase, with protein MSKPAAKPRRKFILAENAGFCFGVRRAVDMVLSESASKHGTIATYGPLVHNPQVIELLTLRDIACAENLDELQEGMAVIRSHGVPPGDVDVLRERGLEILNATCPKVQAVQTVIEREAAKGRTVVIFGEKEHPEVIGLMGAARDGDCHVVFSLEEFDALQLPPSKPITLVAQTTSNRRAYYELVEHLEAKHTDLNVRHTICNATERRQQDIRELAETVQAIIVIGGKNSGNTRRLAMIGEELGLPTWHIETADELEGIDFSPYDTVGVTAGASTPSWIIDRVMTRLQEMEEAESQPLLARARRVIEALAAAHVTTGLAAGALAYVGAMLMGVSFRVDFFLLVACYVLSMHVLNRFTETGVDKFRDDPKRQAFYRRFNLILWVLGIGSGLAAIVLGFKLGVVPFWIVLAASIIGMLYSVRVVPRSWMGFLGFRRLKDIAASKNFFVASAWALVSIFPLFFVDQSGSWHRVVLSFLFLFLVTGLRSVILDLSDMASDRLVGRETIPLVLGPARTYTLIRYVLVGLVVSLYGLAAAGWLPGLAWILGHWILVEFLYFEFFRRPVQLPTLTRDMVVDMHFIVAGIVAFIWRSLV; from the coding sequence GTGAGCAAACCAGCCGCCAAACCGCGCCGCAAGTTCATCCTGGCTGAGAACGCCGGGTTCTGCTTTGGCGTGCGGCGGGCGGTGGACATGGTGCTGTCTGAGAGCGCGAGCAAGCACGGCACCATCGCCACTTACGGCCCGCTGGTCCACAATCCGCAGGTGATCGAGCTGTTGACCCTGCGCGACATCGCCTGCGCCGAAAACCTCGACGAGTTGCAGGAAGGCATGGCGGTGATCCGCAGCCACGGCGTGCCGCCCGGCGACGTGGATGTCCTGCGCGAGCGCGGTCTGGAAATCCTCAACGCCACGTGCCCCAAAGTGCAGGCGGTGCAAACGGTCATCGAACGCGAGGCGGCCAAAGGCCGCACGGTGGTCATCTTCGGCGAGAAGGAGCATCCGGAAGTCATCGGCCTGATGGGCGCGGCGCGCGACGGCGACTGCCACGTGGTGTTCAGCCTCGAAGAGTTCGACGCCCTGCAACTGCCGCCGAGTAAGCCGATTACGCTGGTGGCGCAAACCACGTCCAACCGTCGCGCCTATTACGAACTCGTCGAGCACCTGGAGGCCAAGCACACCGACCTCAACGTGCGCCACACGATCTGCAACGCCACGGAGCGCCGCCAGCAAGACATCCGCGAGCTGGCCGAAACGGTGCAGGCGATAATCGTCATCGGCGGCAAAAACAGCGGCAACACGCGGCGGCTGGCGATGATCGGTGAGGAACTCGGTCTGCCTACCTGGCACATCGAGACCGCCGACGAACTCGAGGGCATCGATTTCTCGCCGTACGATACGGTCGGTGTCACTGCCGGAGCCAGCACGCCCAGTTGGATCATCGACCGCGTCATGACGCGCCTGCAGGAAATGGAAGAAGCCGAGTCGCAGCCCCTGTTGGCTCGGGCGCGGCGCGTGATCGAGGCGCTGGCGGCGGCGCACGTAACCACGGGCTTGGCGGCGGGCGCGCTGGCCTACGTGGGCGCCATGCTGATGGGTGTCAGTTTTCGCGTCGACTTCTTTTTGCTCGTAGCCTGCTACGTGCTGTCGATGCACGTGCTCAATCGCTTCACCGAAACCGGCGTCGACAAGTTCCGCGACGACCCCAAACGACAGGCGTTCTATCGCCGTTTCAACCTGATCTTGTGGGTGTTGGGCATCGGCTCGGGGCTGGCGGCGATCGTCCTGGGTTTCAAATTGGGCGTCGTGCCGTTTTGGATTGTGCTCGCGGCGTCGATCATCGGCATGCTGTATTCGGTGCGCGTCGTGCCGCGAAGTTGGATGGGTTTTCTGGGCTTCCGGCGCCTCAAAGACATCGCCGCCAGCAAAAATTTCTTCGTCGCCTCGGCGTGGGCGCTGGTGAGCATCTTCCCCCTCTTTTTCGTCGACCAATCCGGCTCGTGGCACCGTGTGGTGCTCTCATTTCTCTTTTTGTTCCTGGTCACGGGCCTGCGATCGGTCATTTTGGATTTGTCGGACATGGCGTCCGACCGCCTCGTGGGCCGCGAAACCATCCCGCTCGTGCTGGGCCCGGCGCGCACCTACACACTCATTCGCTACGTGCTGGTGGGGCTGGTGGTGAGCCTGTACGGGCTGGCCGCCGCCGGTTGGCTGCCGGGGTTGGCATGGATTCTCGGCCACTGGATTTTGGTGGAATTCCTATACTTCGAGTTCTTCCGCCGGCCGGTGCAACTGCCCACCCTCACCCGCGACATGGTCGTTGACATGCACTTCATCGTGGCGGGAATCGTCGCGTTTATCTGGCGTTCGCTCGTTTAG